From a single Lewinella sp. LCG006 genomic region:
- a CDS encoding RNase adapter RapZ produces the protein MASIAIEQRLSTLFEEWAGEIPTLVLPLAPSGSDRIYYRLQSKHKLAVGAYNPHLQENEAFLSFSRHFHAKGLPVPEIFAENLAQHIYLQEDLGATTLYSYLLQKGDYFPDYLVKIYKRVVEQLARLQVLGGDGLDYEKCFPRTNFDKQSMLWDFNYFKYYFLRLAYIPFDEQALEEDAHTLSDFLLETNTDHFMFRDFQTRNIMIKNGEPIFIDYQGGRRGALQYDLASLLYQAKANIPEDIREELLHHYLDALEPICPIDREAFIPHYYGYVFMRCVQVLGAYGFRGLYERKEHFLQSIPFALRNIKWLFDNDKIPVAIPELRRALEELIASKQFEPFDKIKASSSLLTVGINSFSYKQTGVPEDTSGNGGGFVFDCRFIHNPGRYEPYKKLTGRDEAVINFLQHHSEIGNYLQDVYRIVDNAVEDYIDRSFTHLQVNFGCTGGQHRSVYAADCLARHIKEKYGVKVVLHHIEQEKKDWKN, from the coding sequence ATGGCCTCAATTGCAATAGAACAACGCCTGAGCACTCTTTTTGAGGAGTGGGCGGGTGAAATCCCAACATTGGTACTCCCACTTGCTCCTTCCGGTTCGGATCGTATTTATTACCGGCTACAGAGTAAGCATAAATTGGCAGTAGGGGCCTACAACCCACACCTGCAAGAAAATGAGGCTTTCCTGAGTTTTTCCCGGCATTTTCATGCCAAAGGATTACCTGTGCCGGAAATTTTTGCAGAAAATCTGGCGCAGCATATCTATCTGCAAGAAGACCTGGGCGCAACTACCTTATATAGTTATCTCTTGCAAAAAGGAGACTACTTCCCGGATTATCTGGTGAAAATCTACAAAAGGGTTGTAGAGCAACTCGCTCGCTTGCAAGTACTCGGAGGGGATGGTTTGGACTATGAAAAATGCTTTCCTCGCACCAACTTCGATAAGCAGTCGATGTTATGGGACTTCAACTACTTCAAGTATTACTTTTTAAGGCTGGCTTATATTCCTTTTGACGAACAGGCCCTGGAAGAAGACGCTCATACTCTCTCGGATTTCTTGTTGGAGACCAATACCGATCATTTTATGTTCCGGGATTTTCAGACCCGCAACATCATGATCAAGAACGGTGAACCCATTTTCATTGATTACCAGGGAGGGCGCCGGGGTGCATTGCAGTACGATTTGGCCAGCCTGCTCTATCAAGCTAAGGCCAACATCCCAGAAGATATCCGGGAAGAATTGCTGCACCATTATCTAGATGCTTTGGAGCCGATTTGCCCCATTGATCGTGAGGCTTTCATCCCTCACTATTACGGCTATGTATTCATGCGTTGTGTACAGGTGTTGGGCGCGTATGGCTTCCGCGGCCTTTACGAGCGAAAAGAGCACTTTTTGCAGAGTATTCCTTTCGCTTTGCGAAATATAAAATGGCTCTTCGACAACGATAAAATACCCGTAGCTATCCCGGAATTGCGGCGGGCACTGGAAGAGTTGATCGCCTCAAAACAATTTGAACCCTTTGATAAGATCAAGGCAAGCTCCAGTTTACTCACCGTAGGGATCAATAGTTTTAGTTACAAACAAACAGGTGTACCTGAAGACACAAGCGGCAACGGCGGCGGCTTTGTTTTTGATTGTCGCTTTATTCACAACCCCGGCCGCTATGAGCCCTACAAAAAACTGACCGGAAGAGATGAAGCGGTGATTAATTTTCTTCAGCACCACAGCGAAATAGGCAATTACCTCCAGGATGTTTACCGTATCGTAGACAACGCCGTTGAAGACTACATTGACCGTAGTTTTACCCACTTACAAGTAAACTTTGGCTGTACCGGTGGGCAGCACCGTTCGGTTTATGCAGCGGATTGCCTGGCGCGGCATATCAAGGAGAAGTATGGTGTCAAGGTGGTATTGCACCACATTGAGCAGGAGAAGAAGGATTGGAAGAATTAA
- a CDS encoding AsmA family protein yields MKRFFKRLLIIFSILFLLLCGAVFLVSSLFSDQIGERVVRELNQQLKSELEVEGFELSFLRTFPNIGANLRGVKLKGTDQEDLLLAEELSFRAGLWSLLSSDIKLKSVVLSDGVLRIAIDRQGKANYDIFKDEEEVAATPTEGEASASINLEKAVVSNMKLFYSDAQSKQRLTMDIEKATFAGNFGSSQYQLKSDANLFVQYLESDGSNLLSNRPLIYNTEIAVNSEEGQYQIDKLQLQVGELPLEASGNFRIQGEETYIDLSFSSEDGQLQDVLTLLPDEYKNQLNGIETDGDFSLNATIQGIQTKQKQPKITAELRFSDGRISGERVNARVRDLGFLAYYTNGPQQNDKTSKLVIENLHGEFEREPFALDLTIENFTEPSVVFAADGTLAPGALLAFIPDERITAGNGKIHINRLNIRGRYEDMLRSSSIGRVDMSGSVSFADAGFTINGEDLKLSSGEITLEQNTMFAKAITLEAPGTQMFFDGRATNFLPVILADSVNSQGATLFFDARLRATELDIDQLMAFGAPSEMAQEEAQATGTVDSLAQAEVEKRQFFTQFLDGTFAADIQSFNYELIEGQDFKGNLTFKDGTMTIAGNTKTMDGEFLLDGEMKFTEAPVLTAKLSGNRINIYEFFRQAENFGQDFLVADNLEGRLDTRIFIEAHFDNAGNFVEDQLRVLAGVGLKDGVLKNFAMLEDFSSFVNIRDLREIRFTNLQNFFEVKNSKLYIPVMFIQSNALNMTISGEHTFEQDINYFVKVNAGQVMADRFRRHNPKLKPKPAKRKGFFNLYYAILGNLDNYNFVSDKRRVQNDFQESEARKRDIHYELERIFGTIIELVDEPLDWRDIPEYQEDPNSDEPEFLDMEIEGGN; encoded by the coding sequence ATGAAACGCTTCTTCAAACGTTTGCTCATCATCTTTAGCATTCTTTTTCTGCTCTTATGTGGGGCGGTTTTTCTGGTTTCTAGCCTGTTTTCAGACCAAATTGGCGAACGCGTCGTCAGGGAATTAAATCAACAACTCAAAAGCGAATTGGAGGTAGAGGGCTTTGAACTTTCTTTTCTAAGGACCTTCCCCAACATCGGTGCCAACCTCAGAGGAGTCAAACTCAAAGGAACCGACCAGGAAGATCTTCTACTGGCCGAAGAACTTTCTTTTCGAGCAGGACTGTGGAGCCTGCTGAGTTCAGACATCAAACTCAAATCAGTGGTGCTCAGTGATGGCGTCTTGCGGATTGCGATCGACCGGCAAGGCAAGGCCAACTATGACATCTTCAAAGACGAAGAAGAGGTGGCCGCAACCCCTACCGAAGGGGAAGCTTCTGCAAGCATCAATCTGGAAAAAGCGGTGGTAAGCAACATGAAGCTTTTTTATAGTGACGCGCAGAGCAAGCAACGCCTGACGATGGATATAGAAAAAGCGACTTTCGCCGGAAATTTTGGCAGTAGCCAATACCAACTAAAGAGTGATGCCAATTTATTTGTCCAATATTTGGAATCTGACGGCAGCAACCTGCTCAGCAATCGTCCACTGATTTACAATACAGAAATTGCCGTCAATTCAGAGGAAGGCCAATACCAAATTGACAAACTACAACTTCAAGTGGGAGAGCTCCCCCTGGAAGCCTCGGGTAATTTCCGCATCCAAGGGGAAGAAACCTACATCGACCTAAGCTTTAGTAGTGAGGATGGGCAATTGCAAGATGTCCTCACCTTGCTTCCTGACGAATATAAAAACCAGTTAAATGGTATAGAGACGGATGGTGATTTTAGTTTGAATGCAACCATTCAAGGAATACAAACCAAGCAAAAACAACCAAAAATAACCGCCGAGCTTCGCTTCTCTGATGGTCGTATCTCTGGCGAGCGGGTCAATGCCAGGGTCCGCGACCTGGGCTTTTTGGCGTATTATACCAATGGCCCCCAACAAAACGACAAGACCTCAAAATTGGTGATTGAAAACCTCCACGGTGAATTTGAGCGCGAACCTTTTGCGCTTGATCTGACGATCGAGAATTTCACCGAACCCAGTGTCGTTTTTGCAGCTGATGGCACCTTGGCCCCTGGTGCCCTCCTTGCTTTCATTCCCGACGAGCGGATTACTGCCGGTAATGGAAAAATTCATATCAACCGACTTAATATAAGAGGTCGGTACGAGGACATGCTACGCAGCAGCAGCATTGGAAGGGTAGACATGAGTGGCTCCGTAAGTTTTGCCGACGCTGGCTTTACCATCAACGGGGAAGATCTGAAATTAAGCAGCGGCGAGATCACGCTAGAACAAAATACCATGTTCGCCAAAGCAATCACGCTGGAAGCACCAGGTACGCAAATGTTTTTCGACGGCCGCGCCACCAATTTCCTTCCCGTCATACTGGCTGATTCCGTCAACTCACAAGGAGCTACGCTCTTTTTTGATGCGCGCTTAAGGGCAACCGAACTGGATATTGACCAACTCATGGCCTTCGGAGCTCCATCTGAAATGGCCCAGGAAGAAGCCCAGGCTACTGGAACAGTCGACTCCCTTGCTCAGGCGGAAGTGGAAAAGCGACAATTTTTCACCCAATTCCTGGATGGTACCTTCGCTGCCGACATCCAAAGTTTCAATTACGAGTTAATCGAAGGACAAGATTTCAAAGGCAACCTCACCTTCAAAGACGGTACAATGACCATTGCCGGCAACACCAAAACCATGGATGGTGAATTCCTATTGGATGGTGAGATGAAGTTTACAGAAGCCCCTGTGTTGACCGCAAAACTGAGTGGCAACAGGATAAACATCTATGAATTCTTCCGCCAAGCAGAAAATTTTGGTCAAGACTTCCTCGTAGCTGACAACCTGGAAGGACGCCTTGATACCCGAATTTTTATTGAAGCCCACTTTGACAATGCGGGCAATTTTGTAGAGGACCAACTCCGGGTTTTGGCTGGTGTTGGGCTCAAAGACGGGGTGTTGAAAAATTTTGCGATGCTGGAAGATTTTTCTTCTTTCGTAAACATCCGTGATTTAAGAGAGATACGTTTTACCAATCTCCAGAACTTCTTCGAGGTAAAAAACAGTAAACTCTACATCCCCGTGATGTTTATCCAGAGCAATGCGCTCAACATGACCATTAGTGGAGAGCATACTTTCGAGCAGGACATCAACTACTTTGTAAAGGTGAATGCCGGACAAGTGATGGCCGATCGCTTCCGCCGACACAATCCAAAACTCAAGCCGAAGCCCGCAAAGAGAAAGGGCTTCTTCAACCTTTACTACGCTATTTTAGGCAACCTGGACAATTACAACTTTGTCTCTGACAAACGCCGGGTACAAAATGATTTTCAGGAAAGCGAAGCTCGCAAACGCGACATCCACTACGAGTTGGAACGCATCTTTGGCACCATCATCGAACTCGTTGATGAACCTCTCGATTGGCGGGACATTCCTGAATACCAGGAAGACCCTAACAGTGATGAGCCAGAATTTTTGGACATGGAAATTGAGGGAGGGAATTAA
- a CDS encoding nuclear transport factor 2 family protein, translated as MKSILLFTALLSAVTFTKIHAQMSTNNSEMQRFARDYMAGYNQQDTDALKGMYSEYVSRIDQNGNEMVGANEVMAYLSSQFRLNNATLLLRQSSVHWSDAERAWVALGTYEIYGKTIVYDIDVHTTGTYANTMIRDKDQWKIAKTVLTPIVKVLVYHEVKDFAHWKSVFSEGLPELNAAGGRNCEIGTLQGAPNTAYVISEWPSIEAFQAFFSDPNLKASMGEAGVTGKPTVLILDRQ; from the coding sequence ATGAAAAGCATTCTGCTCTTCACGGCACTGTTAAGTGCTGTCACCTTCACCAAAATTCACGCACAAATGAGTACCAATAATAGTGAAATGCAACGTTTTGCCCGCGACTACATGGCAGGGTATAATCAGCAGGATACCGATGCCTTAAAAGGTATGTATTCGGAATACGTATCCCGTATCGATCAGAATGGCAACGAAATGGTCGGCGCCAACGAGGTCATGGCTTACCTGTCTTCGCAGTTCCGCCTCAACAACGCCACGCTGCTCCTACGCCAGTCGAGTGTTCACTGGTCAGATGCCGAGCGCGCCTGGGTCGCCTTAGGTACTTACGAGATTTACGGCAAAACGATCGTCTACGATATCGATGTCCATACCACGGGTACCTACGCCAATACGATGATCAGAGACAAGGACCAGTGGAAAATTGCCAAAACTGTACTGACGCCCATCGTCAAGGTCCTGGTCTATCATGAGGTGAAAGACTTTGCCCATTGGAAGTCGGTCTTCAGTGAGGGGCTGCCCGAACTGAATGCAGCGGGTGGACGTAACTGCGAAATCGGAACGCTACAAGGCGCCCCGAACACCGCCTACGTTATCAGCGAATGGCCATCAATAGAAGCTTTCCAGGCCTTCTTTTCAGACCCTAATTTGAAAGCATCGATGGGCGAAGCCGGTGTGACCGGAAAGCCGACGGTGCTGATTCTGGATCGTCAATAG
- a CDS encoding nuclear transport factor 2 family protein, which yields MKNISLFLLLLCTTVFTKLQAQSAKEEAAMEMVAHDFMRAYNQQDAAALQNLYTEYATRIDQDGKKLTGADQIAAFFAEQFEQSDNTLFVRHSAVNWSDREHAFVTSGTYEVFGNLKSDGTAVHFTGRYYNSMMEDKGRWLIAESVHLPLEPEQDNLAVIDGLYQAFSSGDIPSVLGALDPQVVWNEAEGNALAVGNPYIGPDAVLNGVFAKIGAEHEYFNLKDIQLREMVDNQVLAILRYDAKRKSNGALIDAQVAHLWTLQDGKVTGFQQYVDTKQLADAAARP from the coding sequence ATGAAGAACATTTCATTGTTCCTGCTACTGCTATGCACGACCGTCTTCACCAAGCTACAAGCCCAGTCGGCGAAGGAGGAAGCTGCTATGGAAATGGTTGCTCACGACTTTATGCGAGCCTACAACCAGCAGGATGCCGCCGCCCTGCAAAATTTATACACCGAATATGCGACGCGGATTGATCAGGACGGTAAAAAACTGACCGGCGCCGACCAGATAGCCGCCTTTTTTGCCGAGCAATTTGAGCAGAGTGACAATACCTTATTCGTGCGGCATTCAGCAGTTAACTGGTCGGATCGGGAACACGCTTTTGTAACCAGTGGTACTTACGAAGTTTTCGGTAACCTAAAATCGGACGGTACTGCGGTTCATTTCACGGGCAGGTATTACAATTCTATGATGGAAGACAAGGGCCGCTGGCTAATCGCTGAATCTGTGCACCTGCCACTGGAGCCTGAGCAAGATAACCTTGCGGTTATCGATGGTCTCTACCAGGCGTTCTCCAGCGGCGACATACCCTCTGTACTTGGCGCTTTAGACCCTCAGGTAGTATGGAATGAAGCCGAAGGCAACGCCTTAGCTGTGGGTAATCCCTACATCGGCCCCGATGCCGTGCTGAATGGTGTTTTTGCCAAGATCGGTGCCGAGCACGAGTACTTCAACCTCAAAGATATTCAACTGCGCGAAATGGTTGATAACCAGGTGCTTGCTATCCTTCGCTATGATGCCAAGCGCAAGAGCAATGGTGCCCTCATCGACGCCCAGGTAGCTCACCTCTGGACCCTCCAGGATGGCAAGGTTACGGGCTTTCAGCAATACGTTGACACCAAGCAGTTGGCCGATGCTGCCGCCCGGCCTTAG
- a CDS encoding tetratricopeptide repeat protein, with amino-acid sequence MRLLLSSMFLFLGLTTTLVAQKVHFSQAHPSAASRAELHQAYMEGNMDAVLEAPVTLTETGSNAPLELNTKLIETSSDFYPDFNSMGYYYLENQQLEEAKQAFSIYMTMAAQDPYAYFSMGEYYLETKEYDKAARYFDQATALGMERAQERATLAREEQLNSIVEEQKSGWE; translated from the coding sequence ATGAGACTCTTATTGTCCTCAATGTTTCTGTTTCTGGGCCTTACTACTACACTGGTTGCCCAAAAAGTTCACTTTTCCCAGGCTCATCCCTCTGCCGCGTCCAGGGCGGAATTGCACCAGGCTTACATGGAAGGCAACATGGATGCCGTTCTGGAAGCACCAGTCACGTTGACTGAAACTGGTTCTAACGCGCCGCTCGAGTTGAATACTAAACTGATAGAAACCAGTTCGGACTTTTACCCCGATTTCAACAGCATGGGCTACTACTACCTGGAAAACCAGCAATTGGAAGAAGCCAAGCAGGCTTTTTCGATCTACATGACGATGGCCGCCCAGGATCCCTACGCCTACTTCAGTATGGGCGAGTACTATCTGGAGACCAAAGAATACGACAAAGCAGCTCGATACTTTGATCAAGCAACGGCATTGGGCATGGAGCGGGCACAAGAGCGTGCCACTCTCGCCCGCGAAGAACAACTCAATAGTATCGTAGAAGAACAAAAATCAGGCTGGGAGTAG
- a CDS encoding ATP-binding protein translates to MHEHKYSVFLGVLLFLLLVSCQGTDFFLAVPGSTPPVAVLKEVQTNYKLRTFTQVLVDSTGSYTLDDVLQPARQSEFLFYEEYPLPVENYQYYWGKIQVENRLPEADQYPEWVFSFSDTWSVLEVYLPTPDGSWEQQANGAFTPYSQKKFVPSTRSNLVKTILPPGEVVTIYFRGISEQQAIVPSFYLYAQPLDDFYDKLVIDKTGNSIFIGFLLMMLFYNLIVYFFDRDRSFVFYAGYILAVVLYVSFSSSDLTDWLGNVLFTQHPAYYSLFKLVLFGGLMCYLAFIRSFLDLEQLLPKWDRYFKYLVYLGIPLIALSIVLSVYSNFSYKVEDRVSMFYIALVTLSCLLFLFPLYKTGDTKGRFVVVGIAIITLGFFLTLLSRLLPTTYSIFYLQIGAIIEVIVFSLGLAYRQRQQVQAGEQANFALKESQLIQEKKQLEADRLKELNEFKARFYTNITHEFRTPLTVIMGMSEHIKDHPKEKTLIKRNSVNLLRLINQLLDLSKLESGSLAMNPIHQDIIVYLQYLTESFYSNATQKNIRLVFHSEEKEVFMDYDEGVVQQIVYNLLSNALKFTTEGGKIIFHASKIEEKGQPLLKLKVKDTGRGISPENIDHIFDRFYQVNHADNQEAEGTGIGLALTKELVELLNGRITVESERGVGTEFILYLPIEAKIAATSLPYERTFPQLPIEETLDEAISSTPNEETPEADTSALPELLIIEDNQDIITYIKTVLNGQYIFHTAKNGVLGIEQAFEIIPDIIISDVMMPEKNGYEVCETLKQDERTSHIPIILLTAKSTQQDKVQGLSYGADAYLTKPFDKEELLIRLKTLVVMRQQLQRRYAESASSIADNAASPSIEDIFLQKLHEHIHAQLSNAEFGVPQLATASHLSQMQLYRKLKALTDKTPSQFIRSYRLHQGLELLKKGGLTVSEVAYEVGFTDPSYFSRTFQQEFKKNPSDFLNSL, encoded by the coding sequence ATGCACGAGCATAAATATTCTGTTTTTTTAGGGGTGTTGTTATTCCTGCTGCTCGTCAGTTGTCAGGGAACTGATTTTTTTCTGGCGGTACCTGGCAGTACCCCGCCAGTAGCGGTGCTGAAAGAGGTCCAGACGAATTATAAATTAAGAACCTTCACTCAGGTCTTAGTTGACAGTACGGGTAGCTATACGCTGGACGATGTGCTACAACCCGCCCGACAAAGCGAGTTTCTGTTTTATGAAGAATACCCCCTTCCTGTAGAGAATTATCAATACTATTGGGGAAAGATTCAGGTGGAAAACCGTTTGCCGGAAGCAGATCAGTACCCTGAATGGGTTTTCTCTTTTTCAGATACCTGGTCTGTGCTGGAAGTGTACCTTCCCACCCCAGATGGTTCCTGGGAGCAACAAGCTAATGGTGCTTTTACGCCATACTCCCAAAAGAAATTTGTGCCTTCCACCAGAAGTAATTTGGTGAAAACAATCTTACCGCCCGGAGAGGTTGTTACCATCTATTTTCGTGGGATCAGTGAACAGCAAGCGATTGTCCCTTCTTTTTACCTCTATGCGCAACCACTCGATGATTTTTATGACAAATTGGTGATCGACAAAACGGGCAACTCCATTTTTATCGGTTTTTTATTGATGATGTTGTTTTACAACCTGATTGTCTACTTCTTTGACCGCGACCGCAGTTTTGTCTTCTATGCTGGTTACATCCTGGCCGTGGTGCTATACGTCAGTTTTTCATCCAGTGACCTGACCGACTGGTTGGGTAATGTGCTGTTTACGCAACATCCGGCGTATTACAGCTTGTTTAAGCTGGTCTTGTTTGGAGGATTGATGTGTTATCTCGCGTTCATTCGTAGTTTCCTGGATTTAGAGCAGTTGTTGCCTAAGTGGGATCGTTACTTTAAGTACCTTGTTTATTTAGGAATTCCGTTAATCGCATTGTCCATAGTGCTGTCTGTTTACTCTAACTTCAGCTATAAAGTGGAAGATCGGGTGAGCATGTTCTACATCGCCTTGGTGACTTTGTCTTGCTTGTTGTTCCTTTTTCCTTTGTACAAAACAGGAGATACAAAAGGGCGCTTCGTGGTAGTGGGGATTGCAATCATTACCTTGGGTTTCTTCCTGACGCTGCTCTCGCGGTTGCTGCCTACTACTTATTCCATTTTCTATTTACAAATAGGTGCAATTATTGAGGTAATCGTCTTTTCATTGGGTTTAGCCTATCGCCAACGTCAGCAGGTTCAGGCGGGGGAACAAGCCAATTTTGCGCTTAAGGAAAGCCAACTCATCCAGGAAAAAAAACAACTGGAGGCTGATCGTCTCAAAGAACTCAACGAGTTTAAAGCTCGCTTCTATACCAATATTACTCACGAATTCCGCACTCCACTGACGGTAATCATGGGTATGAGCGAGCATATCAAAGACCATCCAAAGGAGAAAACACTGATCAAACGCAACAGTGTTAACCTGCTACGGCTCATCAATCAGCTGCTGGACTTATCCAAACTAGAGTCGGGTAGTCTGGCCATGAACCCGATACATCAGGATATTATCGTTTACCTGCAGTATTTGACCGAATCTTTCTATTCCAACGCTACGCAGAAAAACATTCGCCTGGTTTTTCATTCGGAAGAAAAAGAGGTGTTCATGGATTATGACGAGGGTGTTGTACAGCAAATCGTTTATAACCTCCTTTCCAATGCATTGAAGTTTACGACGGAGGGCGGAAAAATCATTTTCCACGCGAGTAAAATAGAGGAAAAAGGGCAGCCTTTGCTCAAATTGAAAGTCAAGGATACGGGGCGGGGTATTTCTCCTGAGAATATCGATCATATTTTCGACCGTTTTTATCAAGTGAATCACGCCGACAACCAGGAAGCAGAAGGAACGGGCATTGGCCTGGCATTGACCAAAGAGTTGGTGGAGTTGCTGAACGGCCGGATTACCGTAGAGAGCGAGCGAGGGGTTGGTACCGAATTTATACTTTACCTCCCTATTGAAGCCAAAATAGCTGCTACGTCGCTACCATACGAAAGGACCTTCCCCCAACTGCCGATCGAGGAAACCCTGGACGAGGCTATTTCCTCCACACCAAATGAGGAAACACCAGAGGCCGACACTTCAGCGCTTCCCGAGTTATTGATCATCGAAGACAACCAGGATATCATCACTTACATCAAAACCGTATTAAATGGACAATATATTTTCCATACGGCCAAAAATGGGGTGCTGGGTATTGAACAAGCATTCGAAATTATTCCAGACATCATCATCAGCGATGTGATGATGCCCGAAAAGAATGGTTACGAGGTGTGCGAAACCCTGAAGCAGGACGAGCGCACCAGTCATATCCCCATCATTTTACTGACCGCAAAATCTACCCAGCAAGACAAGGTGCAGGGCCTGTCCTACGGTGCGGATGCCTACCTGACCAAACCTTTTGACAAAGAAGAATTGCTGATCCGGCTGAAAACTTTGGTAGTTATGCGCCAGCAATTGCAACGACGCTATGCCGAGAGTGCCTCAAGTATTGCTGATAATGCTGCCAGCCCTTCCATAGAGGACATTTTTCTGCAAAAACTGCACGAGCACATTCACGCCCAGCTCAGTAATGCTGAGTTTGGGGTGCCCCAACTGGCTACTGCCAGCCACCTCAGCCAGATGCAACTCTACCGTAAGCTCAAAGCACTGACGGACAAGACACCTTCTCAGTTTATCCGCTCTTACCGCCTACATCAAGGTCTTGAACTCCTCAAAAAGGGTGGGTTGACCGTTTCCGAAGTGGCTTACGAGGTAGGCTTCACTGATCCCAGTTACTTTTCCAGAACCTTTCAACAGGAATTTAAGAAAAATCCCAGTGATTTCTTAAATAGCTTATAG
- a CDS encoding cyclopropane-fatty-acyl-phospholipid synthase family protein has translation MIFSNTINKFSGDPTATAFFEQLFGGYFHLGIYRPDSLSLIEACEQTTAKMVRLIPKIAKSTKMLVIGSQLGATVLALEREFGCKIECLDPNTDYNQLLEKKITAEEMEKKVGVSEGLLSSFPFDRETFDIVWAQDTMIGVEKKAKLFREVQRVLNPKGRFVFTSLVKKEGASEDALATVADLLELDSFPEVSNYEKFADRALLLKVYTAMLSQYLPQHLAALRSAITAPFPDGLKAPSSDFLESLEQELSTWENAVKQDALEWGLLIFQKINA, from the coding sequence ATGATATTTAGCAATACGATTAATAAGTTTAGCGGTGACCCCACTGCTACCGCGTTTTTTGAACAACTTTTCGGGGGGTATTTCCATTTGGGCATTTATCGCCCAGATTCCTTAAGCTTAATTGAGGCTTGCGAGCAGACAACGGCCAAGATGGTGCGGTTGATTCCTAAAATTGCGAAGAGTACCAAAATGCTGGTTATTGGTTCGCAGTTAGGAGCTACCGTGTTAGCGCTGGAAAGGGAGTTTGGCTGCAAGATCGAATGCCTTGATCCTAATACGGACTACAATCAGCTCCTGGAAAAAAAGATTACAGCGGAAGAGATGGAGAAAAAAGTGGGCGTTTCTGAAGGCCTGCTGAGCTCTTTTCCGTTTGATCGCGAGACCTTCGACATTGTCTGGGCGCAGGATACCATGATTGGTGTTGAGAAGAAAGCTAAGCTTTTTAGGGAAGTACAAAGAGTGCTCAACCCCAAGGGGCGTTTCGTTTTTACGAGTCTGGTGAAAAAGGAAGGAGCTTCAGAGGATGCCTTGGCTACCGTAGCCGACCTGTTGGAGTTGGATAGTTTTCCTGAGGTTTCCAATTACGAGAAATTTGCTGACCGGGCCTTGTTACTCAAAGTCTATACCGCGATGCTCTCTCAATACCTTCCTCAGCATTTGGCAGCACTCCGGAGTGCGATTACTGCTCCGTTTCCAGATGGTCTCAAAGCTCCCTCATCTGACTTTTTAGAAAGTCTGGAGCAAGAGCTCTCTACCTGGGAAAATGCCGTAAAACAAGATGCACTCGAATGGGGCTTATTGATTTTTCAAAAGATAAACGCCTAA
- a CDS encoding RNA polymerase sigma factor — protein sequence MKSKRATLDYVNTHREIIQECQLGNRQAQFELYKHYNRAMFNVCLRMVGNEHDAEDVLQVSFVQIFKKIDTFRFESAIGAWIKRIVVNNCINFHKKRKLQFSEWDAKIDPVDESSEPPAPAGMQVEHIKQAMTQLSDGYRTVFSLYAIEGYDHQEIADILGISEATSKSQYCRARKRLKEILQAQKID from the coding sequence ATGAAAAGCAAAAGGGCCACTTTGGACTACGTAAATACGCATCGGGAAATCATCCAGGAATGTCAGCTCGGTAATCGGCAGGCTCAGTTTGAGCTTTACAAGCACTACAACCGTGCGATGTTTAATGTATGCCTACGAATGGTAGGCAATGAACACGATGCCGAAGATGTCTTACAAGTGTCTTTTGTGCAGATCTTCAAAAAGATTGACACCTTCCGCTTTGAGAGTGCTATCGGTGCCTGGATAAAAAGAATCGTGGTGAACAACTGCATCAACTTCCACAAAAAACGAAAGCTTCAGTTTTCGGAATGGGATGCAAAAATTGACCCTGTTGATGAATCATCCGAGCCACCGGCACCGGCAGGAATGCAGGTAGAACACATCAAACAAGCCATGACCCAGTTATCCGATGGTTACCGTACCGTCTTCAGTCTTTACGCCATTGAAGGCTACGATCATCAGGAAATAGCAGACATTTTGGGGATCAGTGAAGCGACGTCAAAGTCGCAGTATTGCCGGGCCCGCAAAAGGTTAAAAGAAATTTTACAAGCACAGAAGATTGATTAG